The proteins below come from a single Agrococcus beijingensis genomic window:
- a CDS encoding permease prefix domain 1-containing protein, with protein sequence MPSLRPRARPAAEPLAELLGRLERGVVASRRERSELLREIEGDLREAVAARVGAGAPEATAASAVVAEFGDARQVATELSVELLAERGRRFAPVAAIAAVGLLLAWFVGMTTLAAVPGFSVPIAAAWMLPVSRALDVTGWIGAGAAVAGWLAIRRTGSLAALVAVAALQLAFASALVLGAVALVGMVAVPADGQATLIALVTLTVLVGGAMAAAAAMLLVRWGAVRLAPRRARA encoded by the coding sequence ATGCCGTCCCTCCGCCCCCGGGCACGCCCCGCCGCCGAACCGCTCGCCGAGCTGCTCGGCCGCCTCGAGCGCGGCGTCGTGGCCTCGCGCCGCGAGCGCAGCGAGCTGCTGCGCGAGATCGAGGGCGACCTGCGCGAGGCCGTCGCCGCGCGGGTCGGGGCCGGCGCGCCCGAGGCGACCGCCGCATCCGCCGTCGTCGCAGAGTTCGGCGATGCGCGTCAGGTGGCGACCGAGCTGTCGGTGGAGCTGCTCGCCGAGCGCGGCCGCAGGTTCGCGCCGGTCGCGGCGATCGCCGCCGTGGGCCTGCTGCTGGCGTGGTTCGTCGGCATGACGACGCTGGCTGCGGTGCCGGGGTTCAGCGTGCCGATCGCGGCGGCGTGGATGCTGCCGGTCTCGCGGGCGCTCGACGTCACGGGATGGATCGGTGCGGGTGCCGCGGTCGCGGGCTGGCTCGCGATCAGGCGCACCGGCTCGCTGGCCGCGCTGGTCGCCGTCGCCGCGCTGCAGCTGGCGTTCGCGTCGGCACTGGTGCTCGGCGCCGTCGCGCTGGTCGGCATGGTGGCCGTGCCCGCTGACGGTCAGGCCACGCTCATCGCGCTCGTGACCCTGACCGTGCTGGTCGGCGGCGCGATGGCCGCGGCCGCGGCGATGCTGCTCGTGCGGTGGGGAGCCGTCAGGCTCGCGCCGCGCCGAGCACGCGCGTGA
- a CDS encoding helix-turn-helix transcriptional regulator: protein MASPDALRGHVDAMLLSVLSDGPVHGYGAIERIRARSGGELDFPSGTVYPALKRLERRGLIEGEWEAAGRSKRVYRLTPAGERSLAEQRSEWALTASLITRVLGAARA, encoded by the coding sequence ATGGCTTCCCCTGACGCGCTCCGCGGCCACGTCGACGCGATGCTGCTGTCGGTGCTCTCCGACGGTCCCGTGCACGGCTACGGTGCGATCGAGCGCATCCGCGCCCGCTCCGGTGGCGAGCTCGACTTCCCGAGCGGCACCGTCTACCCGGCGCTCAAGCGCCTCGAGCGGCGCGGCCTGATCGAGGGGGAGTGGGAGGCCGCGGGGCGCTCGAAGCGCGTCTACCGGCTGACGCCGGCTGGCGAGCGCTCGCTCGCCGAGCAGCGCAGCGAATGGGCGCTCACGGCGTCGCTGATCACGCGCGTGCTCGGCGCGGCGCGAGCCTGA
- the gltX gene encoding glutamate--tRNA ligase yields MSVPFSTATGSDVVVRFCPSPTGTPHVGLIRTALFNWAYARHHGGKLVFRIEDTDAARDSQESYEQLLDAMRWLGIDWDEGVETGGPHEPYRQSQRGEIYAELVERLKAAGHLYESFATAEEIEARNLANGRDPRQGYDNFERELTDAERAALRAEGRQPSLRLRVPDEDLSFDDLVRGEITFPAGSFSDFVVVRPNGAPLYTFVNPVDDALMGVTHVLRGEDLLSSTPRQIALYRALADIGVATAIPRFGHMPYVMGDGNKKLSKRDPQSNLFLLREAGFIPEGLLNYLALLGWSIAPDRDVFSRDELIAAFDVEDVNPNPSRFDPKKAESINGDHVRMLAPDDFAKRLEPYLGQVFGGAPSDAERALLQQAAPLVQERMQLIGQAEDMLGFLFLDAEDIHHDPDAVASLGDDAHAVLEASRRALAELETFDTASIEAVLREVLIDGLGIKPRFAFTPLRVAVTGRRVSPPLFESIELLGRESALARIDRLAASV; encoded by the coding sequence ATGAGCGTCCCCTTCTCGACGGCGACGGGCAGCGATGTCGTCGTCCGCTTCTGCCCATCGCCCACCGGCACCCCGCACGTCGGCCTGATCCGCACCGCGCTGTTCAACTGGGCCTACGCGCGCCACCACGGCGGGAAGCTGGTCTTCCGCATCGAGGACACCGACGCGGCGCGCGACAGCCAGGAGTCGTACGAGCAGCTGCTCGACGCGATGCGCTGGCTCGGCATCGACTGGGACGAGGGCGTCGAGACCGGCGGCCCGCACGAGCCCTATCGGCAGTCGCAGCGCGGCGAGATCTACGCCGAGCTCGTCGAGCGCCTCAAGGCGGCGGGCCACCTCTACGAGTCGTTCGCGACCGCCGAGGAGATCGAGGCGCGCAACCTGGCGAACGGCCGCGACCCGCGGCAGGGCTACGACAACTTCGAGCGCGAGCTCACCGACGCCGAGCGGGCAGCACTGCGCGCCGAGGGCCGCCAGCCCAGCCTGCGGCTGCGCGTGCCCGACGAGGACCTCTCGTTCGACGACCTGGTGCGCGGCGAGATCACCTTCCCCGCCGGCTCGTTCAGCGACTTCGTGGTCGTGCGCCCCAACGGCGCCCCGCTCTACACGTTCGTGAACCCCGTCGACGACGCCCTGATGGGCGTCACCCACGTGCTGCGCGGCGAGGACCTGCTGTCGTCGACGCCCCGCCAGATCGCGCTCTACCGCGCGCTCGCCGACATCGGCGTCGCCACCGCGATCCCGCGCTTCGGCCACATGCCCTACGTGATGGGCGACGGCAACAAGAAGCTCTCGAAGCGCGACCCGCAGTCGAACCTGTTCCTGCTGCGCGAGGCCGGCTTCATCCCCGAGGGGCTGCTGAACTACCTGGCGCTGCTCGGCTGGTCGATCGCGCCCGACCGCGACGTCTTCAGCCGCGACGAGCTGATCGCGGCGTTCGACGTCGAGGACGTCAACCCGAACCCGTCGCGCTTCGACCCGAAGAAGGCCGAGTCGATCAACGGCGACCACGTGCGCATGCTGGCGCCCGACGACTTCGCGAAGCGCCTCGAGCCGTACCTCGGGCAGGTCTTCGGCGGTGCGCCCAGCGACGCGGAGCGCGCCCTGCTGCAGCAGGCGGCGCCGCTCGTGCAGGAGCGCATGCAGCTCATCGGCCAGGCCGAGGACATGCTGGGCTTCCTCTTCCTCGACGCCGAAGACATCCATCACGACCCCGACGCGGTCGCGAGCCTGGGCGACGACGCGCACGCGGTGCTCGAGGCCTCGCGCCGCGCGCTCGCCGAGCTCGAGACGTTCGATACCGCATCCATCGAGGCTGTGCTGCGGGAGGTGCTCATCGACGGGCTCGGCATCAAGCCGCGCTTCGCGTTCACGCCGCTGCGCGTGGCCGTCACCGGCCGCCGCGTCTCGCCGCCGCTGTTCGAGTCGATCGAGCTGCTCGGCCGCGAGTCGGCGCTCGCCCGCATCGACCGGCTGGCCGCGAGCGTCTGA
- a CDS encoding DUF937 domain-containing protein — MSEIQQLLSQLPVQQIAQQAGVGEDEARQALEAIVPTLVGGMQANAHDPAGAQSLMGALGAHAGHFDERVAGDVDTADGEKIVHNIFGDNTDQIARAAGGGGALGDIIKKILPIVAPMVIAWIANRLFNRGGGQAAPTEQGQAPTPTQGGDSPFGQGSAGAEQKIQVPQGQSPTQGQGQAQQQSDGFGLDDLLGGILGGGSGQSGQGGGQSGGQGSGPLGPLGDLLGGLLGGGRR, encoded by the coding sequence ATGTCGGAGATCCAGCAGCTGCTGTCGCAGCTTCCCGTGCAGCAGATCGCCCAGCAGGCGGGGGTGGGGGAGGACGAGGCGCGGCAGGCGCTCGAGGCGATCGTGCCGACGCTCGTCGGCGGCATGCAGGCGAACGCGCACGACCCGGCAGGGGCGCAGTCGCTGATGGGAGCGCTCGGCGCGCACGCAGGGCACTTCGACGAGCGCGTCGCGGGCGACGTCGACACCGCCGACGGCGAGAAGATCGTGCACAACATCTTCGGCGACAACACCGACCAGATCGCTCGGGCCGCGGGTGGCGGCGGCGCGCTCGGCGACATCATCAAGAAGATCCTGCCCATCGTCGCGCCCATGGTGATCGCCTGGATCGCCAATCGGCTCTTCAACCGGGGCGGCGGCCAGGCGGCCCCGACCGAGCAGGGGCAGGCGCCCACGCCCACGCAGGGCGGCGACTCGCCCTTCGGACAGGGCTCGGCAGGCGCAGAGCAGAAGATCCAGGTCCCGCAAGGGCAGTCGCCCACGCAGGGCCAGGGCCAGGCCCAGCAGCAGAGCGACGGCTTCGGCCTCGACGACCTGCTCGGCGGCATCCTCGGCGGCGGCTCGGGGCAGAGCGGCCAGGGCGGCGGCCAGAGCGGCGGCCAGGGCAGCGGCCCGCTCGGCCCGCTGGGCGACCTGCTCGGCGGCCTCCTCGGCGGCGGCCGCCGCTGA
- a CDS encoding NAD(P)/FAD-dependent oxidoreductase: MATDVDVVVIGAGPAGLAAALNLARQQRTVRLLDSNRPRHAATLQSHGFLTRDGISPLELRTLGREEVLRYPTVEHERTMVRQVVAVEGGFAVQAEQPGSRAESETRAAAVLIATGLSETLPLSQHVRPWYGTSLHSCMDCDGYDKRGQALALIGETPDLVDRAMVIRRHTADLAVFTNGSDAVGEAGEARLVEHGVTLVRTPIAAIEGDRDGMQAIVLEDGSRSVRTGGFVRPWWHPQLEFAESLGLETDEEGLVVVDRAQRASAEGVYAAGDITPGFRQLAVAAGAGTIAASVINRDLIARGR, encoded by the coding sequence ATGGCGACCGACGTCGACGTCGTCGTGATCGGCGCGGGGCCGGCGGGGCTTGCGGCGGCGCTCAACCTCGCTCGGCAGCAGCGCACGGTGCGGCTGCTCGACTCCAACCGCCCGCGGCACGCGGCGACGCTGCAGTCGCACGGCTTCCTGACGCGCGACGGCATCTCGCCGCTCGAGCTGCGCACGCTCGGCCGCGAGGAGGTGCTGCGCTACCCGACGGTCGAGCACGAGCGCACGATGGTGCGCCAGGTGGTCGCGGTCGAGGGCGGCTTCGCGGTGCAGGCCGAGCAGCCCGGCTCGCGCGCCGAGAGCGAGACGCGCGCCGCGGCGGTGCTGATCGCGACGGGCCTCAGCGAGACGCTGCCGCTGTCGCAGCACGTGCGGCCCTGGTACGGCACGAGCCTGCACTCCTGCATGGACTGCGACGGCTACGACAAGCGGGGCCAGGCGCTCGCCCTGATCGGCGAGACGCCCGACCTGGTCGACCGCGCGATGGTGATCCGCCGGCACACGGCCGACCTCGCGGTGTTCACGAACGGGTCGGATGCGGTGGGCGAGGCCGGTGAGGCACGGCTCGTCGAGCACGGGGTCACCCTCGTGCGCACGCCGATCGCGGCCATCGAGGGCGATCGCGACGGCATGCAGGCGATCGTGCTCGAGGACGGCAGCCGCAGCGTGCGCACGGGCGGCTTCGTGCGGCCGTGGTGGCACCCGCAGCTCGAGTTCGCCGAGTCGCTGGGCCTCGAGACCGACGAGGAGGGCCTCGTCGTGGTCGACCGGGCGCAGCGCGCCTCTGCCGAGGGCGTCTACGCCGCCGGCGACATCACGCCCGGCTTCCGGCAGCTGGCGGTCGCCGCGGGCGCCGGCACGATCGCGGCTTCGGTCATCAACCGCGACCTCATCGCGCGCGGCCGCTGA